One segment of Anastrepha obliqua isolate idAnaObli1 chromosome 3, idAnaObli1_1.0, whole genome shotgun sequence DNA contains the following:
- the LOC129242858 gene encoding cytadherence high molecular weight protein 1-like, protein MWKLTLLLVCLSACCLAGPLHGVKRNVPIVLQEEEVEAERPAPEPLAPEYPEMPSTLTLPSNATSIRTDITDNFSCDDKVYGYYADVENDCQIFHVCLPVTYADGKENTFRWSFICPEETVFSQDSFTCMRREDMAITCEDSVNYYELNRNFGNTEEQSANSNNMPDTEEQAEAQQPEPAKPALQEVQQAAAPQEEPQTAAAPAQAAKPMKVKPAQVQKPNRRKPQPKPQQHQAIHPTNKLPSIMPLRKMPNVGPIAPVNIPAEVVSVHEIKDEVKSVPPRYKKRPAVTYSTEKEVVEVPAPPFKVEVVHTLSNPESLKRKRPTFAHKNNVVVNKVPEDVPVIESVPVTVSVEPVVPAVKFESNLGSAPLPVTINEPVAQTAEELPVIVEPVQDPVDAEPQASEIEEHIVEPENAFKAIVEPQIVNRDDTSNAKDDIAAPIEVAVPVIVEEAENVAPILDETVKNDELAAEEISKVEEPVAEEVTKIEEPVEAEKAHIVETQKEEQSAKPIEVVEEVPALSSEPLESAPEEEKLQEIIKSQISVEMPAQTEEQSLLGEPAEIVDQLGYASEPVALDAAPEAIAPIENNDELLPALPSLEEMEAQKPVDAIETMPATQEMEQQDPIVQQAFEEKDNHLQTVGGFKPVDPELAAEAEALISDFINTLKSDHPNIKPSLPVPIEEEAPTTSAESEDVKVETEELQQTHEKNEESQSNHEETQVAVEADTSSLKTIAAEQPVAVKPENEPVVPENEPIPVVEKESNISPLLKFPISNSFPSDMYHIPVTVIQTPYEEVQNIKSAEITPVEEQAPAQEEKQEETKFLPEETALAQSEITEEQKEAQSEPTAEAQSEPIAQVAETEAVENQPEAAHPDLSEAVESQPEIEQPAAPMAFRPISIDDIVELVKERLDQIPANEKGAPMELVMEPDNADKPVELKFSLQKGSAPQEESADQTPAEDIIFPIYHRVSEPESSNIQAQETVAVDESNTIVTDLKTLPLQAETVQTAVTPVVESIDKAVQTDAEELGANVAKTAANTETETKSAPVTDIREPDSSATVEIAESDVPAKTETSEAEDSAKSNRALRSRSLTKAKLDPRKRRFLFRSDAS, encoded by the exons ATGTGGAAACTCACATTGCTGTTAGTGTGCCTCAGTGCCTGCTGTTTGGCCGGACCACTTCATGGAGTCAAG cgAAATGTGCCTATTGTGCTGCAGGAGGAAGAAGTTGAAGCAGAACGTCCGGCACCTGAGCCACTTGCACCCGAGTACCCCGAAATGCCATCGACATTGACCTTGCCCAGCAATGCTACATCGATACGTACAGACATTACTGACAACTTTTCATGCGATGACAAAGTATATGGTTATTACGCGGACGTGGAGAATGACTGCCAGATATTCCACGTCTGTTTGCCGGTAACGTACGCGGATGGCAAAGAGAACACATTCCGTTGGAGTTTTATCTGCCCCGAGGAGACGGTGTTCAGTCAG GATTCATTTACCTGCATGCGTCGTGAGGATATGGCCATAACATGTGAAGATTCTGTTAACTATTACGAACTAAACCGAAATTTTGGCAATACCGAAGAGCAGAGTGCCAATTCCAATAACATGCCAGATACTGAAGAGCAAGCGGAAGCACAACAGCCCGAACCAGCTAAACCCGCCCTGCAAGAAGTCCAACAAGCTGCTGCACCTCAAGAAGAGCCACAAACAGCTGCAGCTCCTGCTCAAGCAGCAAAGCCTATGAAAGTGAAGCCTGCGCAGGTGCAGAAACCTAACCGTAGGAAGCCACAACCAAAGCCACAACAACACCAAGCAATTCATCCTACAAATAAACTGCCGTCAATTATGCCCCTTCGCAAGATGCCTAATGTTGGTCCGATTGCACCAGTTAATATACCAGCTGAAGTAGTATCCGTCCATGAAATTAAAGACGAGGTAAAATCAGTACCACCCCGGTATAAGAAGCGTCCCGCTGTGACGTATAGCACTGAAAAGGAAGTTGTAGAAGTGCCCGCACCGCCATTCAAGGTTGAGGTGGTGCACACCTTAAGCAATCCCGAATCGCTTAAGCGCAAACGCCCCACATTTGCACACAAAAATAATGTGGTTGTCAACAAAGTGCCTGAGGACGTGCCTGTCATCGAGTCGGTACCCGTAACTGTGTCGGTAGAACCTGTTGTTCCAGCTGTAAAATTTGAGTCTAACTTGGGCTCCGCTCCGCTGCCTGTGACAATCAATGAACCTGTAGCGCAGACAGCCGAAGAACTACCAGTAATTGTGGAACCAGTTCAAGATCCAGTAGATGCAGAACCACAAGCTTCCGAAATTGAGGAGCATATCGTTGAACCAGAAAATGCATTTAAGGCAATAGTTGAACCACAAATTGTAAACCGAGACGATACAAGTAATGCAAAAGATGATATCGCTGCACCAATTGAGGTAGCGGTACCAGTCATAGTGGAAGAGGCTGAAAATGTTGCGCCAATTCTGGACGAAACAGTTAAGAATGACGAACTCGCTGCTgaagaaatttcaaaagttgAAGAACCTGTAGCAGAAGAAGTAACAAAAATCGAGGAGCCAGTGGAGGCAGAGAAAGCGCACATTGTGGAGACACAAAAAGAAGAACAATCCGCCAAGCCAATTGAGGTAGTTGAAGAGGTTCCAGCCTTAAGCTCAGAACCTCTGGAAAGTGCACCAGAAGAGGAAAAGCTTCAAGAAATTATCAAGTCACAAATCAGTGTCGAGATGCCAGCACAAACCGAAGAGCAATCTTTGCTCGGGGAGCCTGCGGAAATTGTTGACCAACTAGGCTATGCATCGGAGCCTGTTGCTTTGGATGCCGCACCTGAGGCGATTGCTCCcattgaaaataatgatgaaTTATTGCCTGCTTTACCATCACTAGAGGAGATGGAGGCACAAAAGCCCGTTGATGCCATCGAAACTATGCCGGCTACTCAAGAAATGGAACAGCAAGACCCCATTGTGCAACAAGCATTCGAGGAAAAAGATAATCATTTGCAGACGGTGGGTGGTTTCAAACCTGTAGATCCCGAGTTGGCCGCAGAAGCTGAAGCTCTTATCTCAGACTTCATCAACACACTTAAGAGTGATCATCCTAATATCAAACCTAGTCTGCCAGTACCGATAGAAGAAGAAGCACCCACAACTTCTGCCGAAAGCGAAGATGTCAAAGTTGAGACTGAGGAATTGCAACAGACTCATGAGAAAAATGAAGAATCACAATCTAATCACGAAGAAACACAAGTTGCTGTCGAAGCTGATACAAGTTCCCTGAAAACCATAGCTGCCGAGCAACCTGTAGCAGTTAAACCAGAAAATGAGCCAGTTGTGCCAGAAAATGAGCCAATT CCAGTTGTAGAAAAAGAATCAAACATTTCGCCATTGCTTAAGTTCCCAATATCCAATAGTTTCCCTTCCGATATGTATCATATTCCAGTAACGGTTATTCAGACGCCATACGAAgaagtacaaaatattaaatccgCTGAGATAACACCGGTCGAAGAACAAGCGCCAGCTCAAGAAGAAAAGCAAGAGGAAACGAAATTCCTTCCAGAAGAGACTGCGTTAGCTCAAAGTGAAATTACAGAGGAGCAAAAGGAAGCCCAATCTGAACCCACAGCGGAAGCCCAATCTGAACCTATTGCACAGGTTGCAGAAACGGAAGCTGTAGAAAACCAGCCGGAAGCTGCACATCCCGACCTTTCAGAGGCTGTGGAAAGTCAGCCTGAAATTGAGCAACCCGCAGCTCCTATGGCCTTCAGACCCATCAGTATCGATGACATTGTTGAACTTGTAAAGGAACGTTTAGATCAAATACCAGCCAATGAGAAAGGAGCACCCATGGAATTGGTTATGGAACCAGACAACGCTGACAAACCCGTGGAGTTGAAATTTAGTTTGCAAAAAGGGTCTGCGCCGCAAGAAGAATCAGCTGACCAAACACCTGCCGAGGATATCATTTTTCCCATTTATCATAGAGTGTCCGAGCCTGAGAGCAGCAATATCCAAGCGCAAGAAACCGTAGCTGTAGACGAGTCAAACACCATAGTGACAGACCTTAAAACGTTACCGCTTCAAGCGGAAACTGTGCAGACCGCAGTCACCCCAGTAGTTGAGTCCATCGACAAGGCTGTGCAGACGGATGCCGAAGAACTTGGTGCGAATGTAGCCAAGACAGCAGCAAACACTGAGACTGAGACAAAATCCGCACCTGTGACTGATATCCGAGAACCTGACAGTTCAGCCACCGTTGAGATTGCGGAGTCCGATGTGCCAGCTAAAACTGAAACAAGCGAAGCTGAAGATAGTGCCAAATCAAATCGCGCGTTGAGATCGCGCAGTTTGACAAAAGCTAAGTTAGATCCACGCAAACGTCGCTTCCTCTTCAGATCGGATGCCAGTTAG